ATTCTGGGTTCAGCTATCACAACAAATAACAATTAGAAAGCAAATGTGAATATCTTTCTGATTTAGGTCACATTGTGTCTTAGTTTTATTCTGTAAATCCACTGTACTACACCCACCTGTTTAGGGTGTACTATATTGCAATATGTATTGCTGAATGTATACCCGTACTTTAATATGTATTAGTGTGCTTAAATATGTATTACTGcatgtataaatgtattataacaTGCATTGCAACTTTTATAACTATTGGTAATCTGTATTATCCCATATATAACTGTATGGTAATATCTATTACTGTGTgtactactgtactgtaatatgtaCTACAGGGCTATATGATGTATTACTGCATGTACTATCGTACTGTAGTATTTATAACTGTGTACTATTGTACTGTAATATGTATTATTGTACAGGAGTATATGATGTATTATTGCATGTACTATCGTACTGTAGTATTTATACCTGtgtactactgtactgtatctaTTGCTGCATATATTAATGTGTGTACTACTGCACTGTCCTTTGTTGTAATATGTATTGCATTATACCTTTGAAGTTGGGTCTACTTGTACTTTAATATGTATTAGTGTGCTTAAATATGTATTACTGcatgtataaatgtattataacaTGTATTACAACTTTTATAACTATTGGTAATCTGTATTATCCCATACATAACTGTATGGTAACATTTACTGCATGAATAACTGTATGGTAATATCTATTACTGTGTATACTATTGTACTGTAATATGTATTACAGGGCTATATGATGCATTACTGCATGTACTATCGTATTGTAGTATTTATAACCGCGTGTACCactgtactgtaatatgtatTACATGACTATATGATGTATTACTGCATGTACTACCGTACTGTAGTATTTATAACTGTGTACTACTGTACTTTAATATGTATTACAAGGCTATATGATATATTACTTCATGTACTATTGTACTGTAGTATTTATAACTGTGTGTACTACTATAACGTAATATGTATTACAGGGCTATATGATGCATTACTGCATGTACTATCGTATTGTAGTATTTATAACCGCGTGTACCactgtactgtaatatgtatTACATGACTATATGATGTATTACTGCATGTACTACCGTACTGTAGTATTTATAACTGTGTACTACTGTACTTTAATATGTATTACAAGGCTATATGATGTATTACTGCATGTACTATCGTACTGTAGTATTTATACCTGtgtactactgtactgtatctaTTGATGCATATATTAATGTGTGTACTACTGTACTGTCCTTTGCTGTAATGTGTATTGCATTATACCTTTGAAATTGGGTCTAATGCGGGCATCATACCCAGATGTCCTTCCCATAagtttatccagaaagtcagaTGGGGAAGGGGGCTTCCCTACTCTGCCAGGTAGTTTAATCTCCTTACAGGACCCAGGCCTGCCAGAGGGGGGAATAGGAGGAAACTATCAGAGGAATGTCAGGACTACAATACGTTTAGGAGTACCTTAATGCAAGTGAAGGTGAAGAGTTACATTGTGCCTCAGGTGATTTTCTCTGAAGAAATTTGTATAAATTGTCAGAATGATATATAGAATACTCTTTGTAATTGCTATTTGTTTGAAATGAATTACATGCAGTAGATagataaatgtaattaaaacataACAATTAGAAAGATGACGTGTTAGTGgttttatattatataaactATTACATTATTGAAAAGACTCACGTAATGAAGCTTTCCCTTTTATTTAGACATTAGTTTTATCTGATCCAACATTGCAAATAAACCTCCCACTCTCAAatgttgtgtagtgttgtgaGTGTAGGTCTTCTAGTCCCAATGCATTAGACTAACAGCAGAATGGCTTTGAATTGTTAAGCTCAATGTAGTTGTTTtatgaataaatatttaatacagGATGAAAGTCCGCAGAATTTGAAGAGGGTACAACGtcatacatttctttaaataagACCTACTGTCATTGatcattatatttataatatgcAGTGCAAATCATGTTTTGCCAAccacaataatatacatatgtATGGAATGATATTTGAGAAAATAACCTTTcagttacaaaataatttaatacatttcagCAATGTCCAATAATAATAAGTAATGAACAATCATTCAATAACTTCATACTTCAAAGTGTCAGATTTCTGTTCGAttgttttcatttcacaatggatccatatatacatttttgttagtCTCCTTAATTTtcctcaaataaacaaaaatcacTGACTATAACAGAACACCAATAATGACCTAAAGGGTTAGGCAACCCTAGCAACAAGAAAATGATTGAATGTTTCTTACCTGCTTTGTAGAAAGCAGACAGCACTGACCCATGCCATCCACAGGACTAGTGAAAGCATTCTCTGGTTAAAGCTCTGTGcataaaattaaaatggatGAAGTATTAAGAGGAATTCAGGAACTCAGTGAAGAGTCAGCAAACCTAAGCAGAAAACCATGGTGTTGCTCTACTATCCAGAAAAATCCTTCTGGAGCCCTCTGAGCCTCCCACACTCTGCAGGTATAACATCCAAGATGATGCTTGTCTATAATTCAAGGTTTGGGGAAGTTTGTATGTGGAAGACTACAagctttatctctctcttttgcaAAGCCACATGCATGCTCCAGGAATTACATCAGGAATATTTAAAGAGACAGGAGCAGTTTAGACCTCTTCAGTGTGCTTTTGGCTCCAAATCTTATGAAGGCTTTCGACATTAAATAAGGCATCTTCAAGATAATGAATCGGTCTTTCAcctataaatgaaaataaaacagagaaTGTGAAAATACACATTAATAGGAACATATCTAACCTTACAATGGCAATCCAtttgaataattaaatatataattacattgAGAATTTGAATAAGTAAAACATGGAACGAATGTGCAGGGCGGCTAAATGCAATACAGCCAAACGTAATTATCGTACTATTTAATAATAtaagatgtaaaataaaaacttagAAGCTGAAGACATTACGCAAATTTACTATGATACATTTTACACTACAGTAAGTGTTGGGcaatattttcacattacattttttaaatagtaatGCCTATGACTACTTTGGGCAACAGGGAAGCTAGCTGTACCTCACACGTGATGCAAGACCTTTCCCGACTTCCCAGAGGGAGGTGTTTAAGAGCCAGAGAGTGTCAGCAGATGGGGcaacaattatttaaatctCAGTAAGTTCCCTGCATGTAAAAGCATTTCCAGTTCCACAGAACTTAAGTAGGCCAACCTTCATTTAAATGTGGTTACAGCATGCTTTTATTCAGAGCGTACTTTCCCAGAGTCGTTCCATATGCTGTAACCCATACAGGTCAGGTGTCCTATGTCCAGGTCTACCTTTTCCTATCCACTATGAGAGCCAGGGTACTTCAACCAATAACTCAAACCAGGAAGAATCTATGTGGGACAGTTGGAGCAGTGCAGGCTGAAATCTTGGCCACATATGTTTTAACTAAACTGAAGTACACCATATTAATGGCCACTGCATAAAAGGTTCCATATTTGAGCTGTGTCATTTGAACAATGAAAAACCATGTGACAATACCAAACAGAACTTACTATAGTGCTAGCATTCCAAGTCAGAAGCAGTGCCCATGAGTGGCCACAACTTGAAACAGAATAATACAAACTGTAGGACTATTTcaattggaaaatatttttattgcagCCTTTATCATAATGAGCTGCGTGCATCACACTGAAAAACAACATCCACGTACAAGTATGTTTTAAGGATCTTGCCCAGCGTCACTTGTATTCCTCGAAATAGATAATTTTACTTTGATTATAAAATTGCTGAAGGAACAGATCAGGAAACTTTCATACTATAGAATGATTTGACTGGACGAATATTTCTACTCACTATCTGGAATAGAAAAGAAATACAGATACATGTAATAGAAATAACAAACATGTGAAAATATTCCAACAACATGAAATGTACAGAGCAGATGTGTCCAGAGGGTCTCCCTTCTCTTTTCAAGTGCATCATCATAGAAGGGTCTGCCAAAGCCAGGCAATCACTGTGAAAGTTCAATGCCATTATGAGAAGTGACAGCGCACGTCTCTGGGCATAGGCTCAACCTCCCCCGAGAAGAGAAGACTCAGTCCTCGTGAATGTTGAAGAGCTTAGCCACTTCATTTAGATCTGCATGTTCCTCTCCATCTTTGATGATCTGTCCAGACAAGATTGCAAAGCAAATCAGTCTATATTTAACTCCATTTTGAACCACACTTTAGCGACACTGAGCTAAGCATTTGAAGAACCCAGAATATGTTTTCTTGGATATGTGTGTTGGTTCTCACCTTCCTTGCAATTGGCATTCTGTTAAACACATTCCACAGGACAATGCCCACCACCACTTTGTCACGTAAATAGAAGATGACTCCTTTCCCATAGTCGTCCTTCTGCTGTGGTTCTGGGGGTGGTGCAGGCGTGGAGGAGGTTGCAGTGCTACTGGCCGTCCCCTCAGTCTCACTCTCCGAACGGATTCCAGTTCCTACAGAGGTCAAGAAAGAGGCTTCGTTTGTCTCAGATATGATATTAAGTTAGCGAGGTCCTGTAGAATTAGAGTGTTGCAAGGTCATTGTGTAAGATCCTACCTGACTTTTCAGTAGCAGCTTTGGGGGTGTCTTTGGCAGTAGCTTTGGCAAATACTCCAACCGTTGGAAGGCTGCTGTCTACTATCCCAATGGCTTCATAGCCTACATCAGGCCCCAAATCACTCCTGTGGGAGAAAAGGACATGAGCATTCTGATTTCACCTCATTTTAACACTATGATGATGTGAACgtgttaaaataaagaaaaggcaGAAGACAAATGTACTCTAGTCAGTgtcaaaaattacaaaaaataagtgTTTCACCATAATACAACTAGAGTTCAGTTCACTAACAGAGATGTCACTTTAGGGATTTACGTTTTACTTTGTCTATTTGGAAGAAAATGGTGGACATTTAAGGTGGGGTCTTTTAGAATTCATTACTAGTATATTTGCCTAGTTTCAGTTGACACCGTCATAAAAGGTTTTAAGAACCCCAACTGAAGGCGCTTTGTTTTCGTCTGGTTGTCAAAGTGACTTTTGTTATTTCCCTTTTCTGGGAACAACATTCTGAGTTTGTCTTGTTGGAATGAAACAGAAATACTCCTCAGAAATAATTCAAGACTTAAATGTTGGTACTTCAGCAAACCTTCACATGTAATTTGACTCAAATTCTTCATGTGGTCTGTAATAAGGGGCAAATGTAATGTAACGGGCATTAAAAATGCACTATGGGTGCACAATttccaattaaaatgtaaaaggttCAAAAAGCAACCATTTcatgaaacaaaatatcaaaaggCAATTGCTTAATGAATCAAAGCATTTTGCATAAATGTCCAAAAGGGACTGAAAATAGAGAGCTTAGGGATTCAAGATCAAAAAAGCCAACTGAGCCAGCTAGATTATCATCTTCAGGCCGACATGATATATACAGCATGTGTTGTTTTCATAGTTTGTGGGCCAACTATTTCTAGGAGTGCCTAATTATAGACACCTCCATTGAAttcttattaaaatatgtttattatttagaTGTGGAAAATGAATCGCATCAAGTCACAagttggtttattttatttaatctttgCCACACCTGAACTCCCGCTCAGAGCTCCATCAGCAGCGTGTGACTGAACCTTTAAAGTGAATTGATAGGGATGAGGGGCTGGCTTGGGATTCACCAACTGAAAACCACTGACAGGGAAAGTGAATAGGACTCATACCAGAACATTGACTGATGCCAGTAGGGCTTGTTGGCCCCCGTCATGTTCTCTCCGGCAAGTCTGCCACTCACGACTGCATGGTCATGGTGCTCCACCCGCCTGCGGCCCAGTCTTATGTCATAGAAGCAGGCTGCATCACCTGCCTAAAAACAGAGGACATTAATGATCACAGGGTGGCCTATAAAATCTTCAGGTAATATCAGGTAATAcattttgctttattttcttgtcCTTGATAATGAGAGTACAGAATGCACAACTTGGTAATGTAATCAATCTTTCAATAGACAGCATTACATTGCTGATAGCTTTGAGATGAAACAGAGTAACATCCAAAGAGAaccactttcatttgcacttaCCACCCATATATTGGACCTAGCCTGCAGTTCTGCATTGACCCGATAGCCCCCAAAGTCAGAGTCTACTTCCAGACCTGCCGACTTGGCCAGTTCTACACTGGGCTCCAGCCCAACAGCTGCAACTATATGGTCCGTCTTCACTACACGACCATCCTTCAGTTTGATCTCCACTTTGCCATCTTTGAAGCTCACACCTTTTACCAAAGCTTCTGTGATGACTCGCACTCCCTCTGTAAAAAGAAGTTCAGTATGAAtaacttctttaaaaaaatatttttctgtttcattcatGTCTACAGGAGAATAGAAGTCTTTCCAGCAGAAAAGTCCCACCTTGCCATAATCGGGTATTGTAAGTTGACTGAGggcaacaaacaaaatgtaatcatttataCATTAAGTCCATAGAATGAAGTCAGGAGAATAAAAAGCTTGGTAGGGTTTGAGCAGTGTGTGGTAGACAGGGAAAGTTCACCTTCCTGCTTCAGACACCACCATGTTCCTGCAGTGGATGcaagcttcaactggaagccatCCGATTGTGCAgagggtgacatgggagaattTGGAAAAGGCAGAACATCAGAAGGGCTGTGGCACCCTGGATAAGCTGCAATGACTTGATGCCACAAGTACAGAGTCTAACCAACAGTGATTTGCAGTAGACTGGACAGGTGCCTAGATTAGGAAATTGGCCCTTTTCTTTTGTGAGGGAAGGTCGTACTCCGATTTGATGTTTTCGGAAAACGACAGGATGTTGTCGAGGATCACGCCAAGGTTCTTAGCACTTTGGGAGGACACTTGTGCTGTTAACAATAGGAAGGGTCTCAGAGGATAGGCCTTCCCCTAGAAGAAGAGCAGGTCTGTCTTTTTAAGGTTGAATTGAGGTGATGGGCTGGCATTTAAGCAGAGATTATTGGCTGATTAAATTTTTCAGAGACACAAGAGAGAACGCTcaactgttttgaaaaaggAGGAATATGAGCCTGTAGTTTGATGCCAGATGGGTCATGTTGGCTTCTTGAGGAGGAGAATAACTCTGGCCATTCTTGAATTCAAAGAGAATGCAATCAGGGGTCAAGGAGTTGGGGAGGAAGTACAGAAGGATCCCAGAGATGGTCTGGGGGGAAAAAGGGGTTGAGAATATCAAGTGACTGGACAACAAGAATCGCAGGACTTCTGGTGAGACAGAATATCATGTTAATGCAGAGACAAATTCTATGAGGGGCCAGTGGACTCAATAAGCTGAGTGAATGAGACAAATGTCATTAACCTTCTTCTCAAAGTGGAGGCAGAGAACTAAAGAGATGGGAAAGAGTTTCCTGGGGTTAAAAGTTGTATGGCACTTGTTAATAAAAAGTGGCTTTAGTTGGCAATGGGGAGAGAGGGCAGCGAGGAGGAATTGAATGGATCACAGCTCATCCAGAAGTtttattttcctccatttttgCGGAGATATCCACAGACATGTTCTGTGAACTCGCAGTGAGTCATTAATAGCACAAGCAGAAAGGGACAGCCGAGCCATCAGAGAAAACGTGACAGTCATAGGATGTGGAAACAGAGGAGATTAAGGTCAAAGGTGCAGAATTGAGTAAATAAGGGAGAAACATTTGGCAGACGGGAGAGATAATTAAACAGAATATTGAAGGTAGAAATTTTTGGAGTACCAGTATTTTTGGTGGATAATCCATGTCTCAGTCAGGGCCAAAAAGTAAAATGCCTGAAAGGAAGCATAGGCTAAGATAAAATCAGTATTGTACTGACAGACAAAGTCTGCCTGGGGCAAATgcgtttttattatttgtttaggCTTGGCCATTTTACCATGGCCAAAATACTACATGGATAGGCCCAGGCAAAACAAATCTCATTCAAGTAATGGTACCAACATGTAAGGGCCTTTGTTGTGCCTATAATATTTCAGATACTTCTGGACAAGCcgtacactgctccaaaaaaattaagggaccacttaAAAATCACATCAGGTCTCAATGAAGGaattatattaaagatcaaagtcTTTACTGTACAGGGAGTAAATAGTTGAGAACAATttgacgtaacaatggtcaatggaaaccaaaaatcaccaaccgattgaaggctggattcaaacccgcatttcatcacggcaactcaatgtgactcagtagtgtttatgggccccacatgcctgtatgccctcctgacaatgtctgggcatgctcctgatgagacaatGGATGGTGCCCAGGGGGATCCCCTCCCAAaactggatcagggcatcagggaGCTCCTGGACGGTCTGCGGCGCTACTAGGCGGTGgtggatgcaccaatacataacatcaCAGAGGttcttaattggattcaggtctggggaacatgagttagttaatggcatcaatgccttcgtcatccaggaactgcctacactctggccacatgaggccgggcattgacctgcaccaggaggaacccagtgCCCACTGTACCAGCATAAGGTCTTACGATGGGTCTGAGAATTTCATCCCGGCACtgaacagcagtcagggtaccgttagctagcacgtggaggtcccTCCAAAAATAAGCctgcccagaccatcactgacccaccgccaaaccagtcatgctggatgatgttgcaggcagtttaacgttcaccacggcatctccagactctttcacgccTGTCacgtgtgctcagtgtgaactcGATCTCATCTCTGAAGAGAATGAggcaccaatggcagacctggTGTCCTCAtgaagtctgtttctgacagtttggttggaaacatgcacaccagtagcccacatgagatcattttgtagggctctggcagagctcctcctgttcctcctcgcacaaaggagcagataccggcccaggtgctgggttgatgcccttcaaCGACCCTGTCCAGCTCATTGATTCttctagagaagaatcagtcaggaaggataaggagagagcaattgtctgtgggcaccacctgcaaaaccattccctttttaggGGTTCtcttgctgttgcttctccATTTGCACAAATAACAGTTGAcaatgattcacaatcgcttatgcttcctaagtagacagattgatatccctgaagtttaattgacttggtgtgaCTGATAGGAATAGCGCCACAAACGCAAAAATGTTAACACTTGGACACCGATGTGCTATCCCTTGAgaggaaatgtaaaaaaattcaacaaaatTAAGTTAATATTCCTGAACACCTCAATGtttgacacacacagggaggttGTTTGGAAAACACTTGTGTAAAATTCTCTTTTCTAATGTGTGACTTCTTATTGTTTAGTTCGACAAACTGACCAAACGAAAAGATCCTGTCAGATTCAGTTAAGAATAAAGCGGAGCACTTTGGGACTAAATTTTTAGATCTTTGAAGCCATCGAGTAAAAATAAACTCCCATATACATTTGTGAAACATACACTCCTGTTCAAAACTTTGGGGCcacaaagaaaagcaatttttttacgAGATCCAGGAATTCTCAATAGAGATCCAAGAAATCTTGTAAGAGACCCAAGAAACTGAGAAAACTCATGCAAAAACACTGAGGATCTCATACAAAGCTGTGTACCACTCTCTTCACTGAACaacacaaactggctctaaccaaaatagaaagaggtgtttgaggccccagtgcacaaccgAGAGAGGACAAATACACTAGTGTCTAGTTTAAGAAACAAACCCCTCACAGGTCCTCACTTTGACCGTATACGTGCCAAtacaacttgtgggaggtgcttccaGGAACCATGGAGTGAAACCTCTCCGTACAGTTTAGACCggaaataactggacactgacacacgtttcatatttttgttccaCCCTTTGAATTAAAACAAAGTCTGCACTGCACTTCACTttcatctcggttgtttcatttcaaatccattgtggtggcatacagagacggaattatgaaaatgttgtcattgtccaaatatttgTGGACCTAACActattacctcaacaaactgacaactagaatgtcaaaagtctgcaagaaataattgctgcaaatataggATACTTTgacaaagtttgaaggacaattattatttcaattaaaaataattatttctattcgtgtcaattaaaatatttcctattcaaactcatttcatttatgttttcatggaaaacaaggacatttctaagtgaccccaaactctTGAATGGTAGTGTAGAAGTTAGAGAAATTAAGAGGGTTTCTTCTTTACCACTTCTGACTTTGGCAGTTGTCCAGTTGCTCAGATACTCAGGCAGAACCTTTCCCATGTTGCCCTTCTCAGGGAACATTTGGATTACCTCCAGGTCAGAATCAGCAGCTGGAAagaagaggacagagacacaccTTACAAACGGGCAAATCACTGTGGTATGGGTTAGTTCAGCCAGTGTAATTTCCAAAATTCAGACAGTAACATACATCTCCGGCCCAGGGCACAGGCTAGCTCACTCCCCAAGAAACCTCCTCCAATGATGGTGATAGACTTGGTGTCCCTGGAAACCTTATTCAACGCTTTGAAATCTTCAACCTAGGGTTGCGATCAGAAAGCATCTTTACAAAGTGAATTTGAATGTAAACAACAATTCTGCATCAAAAAACATACTTGTTGTCAGACGGGATCAGACATGCCCAAATGCTTAACCTGATGGCTCATTTCATAAAAAATCAACATGTCAAAGTATGCTGTGCAGGCTCGGAGATTTACTATGATATTAACAAGCCCTACAGAAGACGTCTTCAGAAAGTCATTATTATTCTGCAGGTAAAGAGTTTACCTTTCTAAACAGAGTAGTCCTCTTTGTCAcctcctctcctgctctctcgATCACTTGCAGATTCCTTGGGACGCCGCCTTAAAAGACATGCTCAAATGAGTTGATGCTTAAACAACAGCCTGTTGTGTCATCCCCAAGCTAAACAGAATATGCTTGATAAACATGATTTATCATCATGGTTTACCTGTGGCAATCAGGCACTTATCATATGAGATCTCAGTGTTATCACTCAATGTCACTTTGTTTCCCCTCACATCCATGTGCACTACCTGGAGAATAGGGGAAGGTTAtgtaaaaatgtgatttaagaCAACATGGTCATACAGATTATTCTTCATGAGGTTGGATGCGGGTGCAATGGACACCACtcagtcaaatgttttattaattaaataattccATAAACAATTGATATAGAAAATTATCCATGAACTTGATGTACATTGGCTTATCCAAGAAGGTTTGATAAACTCTTACTAAAACAGTATTGTTTGGTTAAAAAGAGATAAGCCTaagcaataaaatgtatgtatagtGTGGAAAATATGGAAAATATCTTCTCAGAAGAATCCACCTTTTTCCCGGTGAGCACAGCCACCCCACCATTCTCCACTTTTTCCAAATCCTGAGGACTAACATAGAAAGAAGGAGGCTGGAAGTAGATGCTGAAAACCAGAAAGACATGTATGAATACAGGAACATGGCATGAGATTGTGTCCCAAAGTATGTTGAGTTGACACTGTACTGTAACcagtgtaaacacacacagacctcctcTCCTTGCCATTCCACTGTTTGAAGCGCAGCGTGTCAACCACACCAGGGTCATCAGAGAACCACAGCTCTTTGGAGAGAGGAGGCCTCATGTAGGGAAGGTCTGGTTCATCAGTGATGATCAAAACCtgcacacagaaacatttcttaGTTCAAGGGGCTGAAAGTCTAAATAAATTGAATTATAGTTAAGACGGCCTTATTTTTGCTCCAACCAGAATGAGCATGCCTAATGGCTGACCGCTAGTCAACATCGATGGTGCCAACACAGCAGAGTAAGATTTCAGCATCATCTTTTGTCATAACATTTCTCCTGCACTTAATTACACCAAACGGATACCCCGGCAACATACAGTACCATGAGTATGCTGCAGGGGCAGTGTTGACAggttttttggaaaatataaaCAG
This genomic window from Esox lucius isolate fEsoLuc1 chromosome 7, fEsoLuc1.pri, whole genome shotgun sequence contains:
- the aifm1 gene encoding apoptosis-inducing factor 1, mitochondrial isoform X3; the protein is MWTCKTTWKKLAPLARTCSTLCRQNARRTVLNSDRRLPMVTQAHMSSGTPGSGGDNNLYYLLVGATCIAGGFYAYRTIKGDQERYNERMNEIASRANKVAEQAETYLPEEPRGDEAVETPEETSPEVTAEEPEGPPVELEAEIEPSPVAESPPAETAEPQTTTVTESAADPATDEPTNVPPPAPVEFPSHAPYLLIGGGTASFAAARSIRARDPGARVLIITDEPDLPYMRPPLSKELWFSDDPGVVDTLRFKQWNGKERSIYFQPPSFYVSPQDLEKVENGGVAVLTGKKVVHMDVRGNKVTLSDNTEISYDKCLIATGGVPRNLQVIERAGEEVTKRTTLFRKVEDFKALNKVSRDTKSITIIGGGFLGSELACALGRRSADSDLEVIQMFPEKGNMGKVLPEYLSNWTTAKVRSEGVRVITEALVKGVSFKDGKVEIKLKDGRVVKTDHIVAAVGLEPSVELAKSAGLEVDSDFGGYRVNAELQARSNIWVAGDAACFYDIRLGRRRVEHHDHAVVSGRLAGENMTGANKPYWHQSMFWSDLGPDVGYEAIGIVDSSLPTVGVFAKATAKDTPKAATEKSGTGIRSESETEGTASSTATSSTPAPPPEPQQKDDYGKGVIFYLRDKVVVGIVLWNVFNRMPIARKIIKDGEEHADLNEVAKLFNIHED
- the aifm1 gene encoding apoptosis-inducing factor 1, mitochondrial isoform X5, translating into MWTCKTTWKKLAPLARTCSTLCRQNARRTVLNSDRRLPMVTQAHMSSGTPGSGGDNNLYYLLVGATCIAGGFYAYRTIKGDQERYNERMNEIASRANKVAEQAETYLPEEPRGDEAVETPEAADPATDEPTNVPPPAPVEFPSHAPYLLIGGGTASFAAARSIRARDPGARVLIITDEPDLPYMRPPLSKELWFSDDPGVVDTLRFKQWNGKERSIYFQPPSFYVSPQDLEKVENGGVAVLTGKKVVHMDVRGNKVTLSDNTEISYDKCLIATGGVPRNLQVIERAGEEVTKRTTLFRKVEDFKALNKVSRDTKSITIIGGGFLGSELACALGRRSADSDLEVIQMFPEKGNMGKVLPEYLSNWTTAKVRSEGVRVITEALVKGVSFKDGKVEIKLKDGRVVKTDHIVAAVGLEPSVELAKSAGLEVDSDFGGYRVNAELQARSNIWVAGDAACFYDIRLGRRRVEHHDHAVVSGRLAGENMTGANKPYWHQSMFWSDLGPDVGYEAIGIVDSSLPTVGVFAKATAKDTPKAATEKSGTGIRSESETEGTASSTATSSTPAPPPEPQQKDDYGKGVIFYLRDKVVVGIVLWNVFNRMPIARKIIKDGEEHADLNEVAKLFNIHED
- the aifm1 gene encoding apoptosis-inducing factor 1, mitochondrial isoform X4 — its product is MWTCKTTWKKLAPLARTCSTLCRQNARRTVLNSDRRLPMVTQAHMSSGTPGSGGDNNLYYLLVGATCIAGGFYAYRTIKGDQERYNERMNEIASRANKVAEQAETYLPEEPRGDEAVETPEETSPEVTAEEPEGPPVELEAEIAADPATDEPTNVPPPAPVEFPSHAPYLLIGGGTASFAAARSIRARDPGARVLIITDEPDLPYMRPPLSKELWFSDDPGVVDTLRFKQWNGKERSIYFQPPSFYVSPQDLEKVENGGVAVLTGKKVVHMDVRGNKVTLSDNTEISYDKCLIATGGVPRNLQVIERAGEEVTKRTTLFRKVEDFKALNKVSRDTKSITIIGGGFLGSELACALGRRSADSDLEVIQMFPEKGNMGKVLPEYLSNWTTAKVRSEGVRVITEALVKGVSFKDGKVEIKLKDGRVVKTDHIVAAVGLEPSVELAKSAGLEVDSDFGGYRVNAELQARSNIWVAGDAACFYDIRLGRRRVEHHDHAVVSGRLAGENMTGANKPYWHQSMFWSDLGPDVGYEAIGIVDSSLPTVGVFAKATAKDTPKAATEKSGTGIRSESETEGTASSTATSSTPAPPPEPQQKDDYGKGVIFYLRDKVVVGIVLWNVFNRMPIARKIIKDGEEHADLNEVAKLFNIHED
- the aifm1 gene encoding apoptosis-inducing factor 1, mitochondrial isoform X2; amino-acid sequence: MWTCKTTWKKLAPLARTCSTLCRQNARRTVLNSDRRLPMVTQAHMSSGTPGSGGDNNLYYLLVGATCIAGGFYAYRTIKGDQERYNERMNEIASRANKVAEQAETYLPEEPRGDEAVETPEETSPEVTAEEPEGPPVELEAEIEEAPVADLALEEVVEMPCAPTQSEPSPVAESPPAETAEPQTTTVTESAADPATDEPTNVPPPAPVEFPSHAPYLLIGGGTASFAAARSIRARDPGARVLIITDEPDLPYMRPPLSKELWFSDDPGVVDTLRFKQWNGKERSIYFQPPSFYVSPQDLEKVENGGVAVLTGKKVVHMDVRGNKVTLSDNTEISYDKCLIATGGVPRNLQVIERAGEEVTKRTTLFRKVEDFKALNKVSRDTKSITIIGGGFLGSELACALGRRSADSDLEVIQMFPEKGNMGKVLPEYLSNWTTAKVRSEGVRVITEALVKGVSFKDGKVEIKLKDGRVVKTDHIVAAVGLEPSVELAKSAGLEVDSDFGGYRVNAELQARSNIWVAGDAACFYDIRLGRRRVEHHDHAVVSGRLAGENMTGANKPYWHQSMFWSDLGPDVGYEAIGIVDSSLPTVGVFAKATAKDTPKAATEKSGTGIRSESETEGTASSTATSSTPAPPPEPQQKDDYGKGVIFYLRDKVVVGIVLWNVFNRMPIARKIIKDGEEHADLNEVAKLFNIHED
- the aifm1 gene encoding apoptosis-inducing factor 1, mitochondrial isoform X1, translated to MWTCKTTWKKLAPLARTCSTLCRQNARRTVLNSDRRLPMVTQAHMSSGTPGSGGDNNLYYLLVGATCIAGGFYAYRTIKGDQERYNERMNEIASRANKVAEQAETYLPEEPRGDEAVETPEETSPEVTAEEPEGPPVELEAEIAEEAPVADLALEEVVEMPCAPTQSEPSPVAESPPAETAEPQTTTVTESAADPATDEPTNVPPPAPVEFPSHAPYLLIGGGTASFAAARSIRARDPGARVLIITDEPDLPYMRPPLSKELWFSDDPGVVDTLRFKQWNGKERSIYFQPPSFYVSPQDLEKVENGGVAVLTGKKVVHMDVRGNKVTLSDNTEISYDKCLIATGGVPRNLQVIERAGEEVTKRTTLFRKVEDFKALNKVSRDTKSITIIGGGFLGSELACALGRRSADSDLEVIQMFPEKGNMGKVLPEYLSNWTTAKVRSEGVRVITEALVKGVSFKDGKVEIKLKDGRVVKTDHIVAAVGLEPSVELAKSAGLEVDSDFGGYRVNAELQARSNIWVAGDAACFYDIRLGRRRVEHHDHAVVSGRLAGENMTGANKPYWHQSMFWSDLGPDVGYEAIGIVDSSLPTVGVFAKATAKDTPKAATEKSGTGIRSESETEGTASSTATSSTPAPPPEPQQKDDYGKGVIFYLRDKVVVGIVLWNVFNRMPIARKIIKDGEEHADLNEVAKLFNIHED